The following coding sequences lie in one Treponema sp. OMZ 790 genomic window:
- the jag gene encoding RNA-binding cell elongation regulator Jag/EloR produces MIYEFEGKTEREAIDIAVAKLGLEKDQFDVEILEIQKNSLFKKGHAKIRVHVDESLRANMRNNAEQSSETVKLEEDQVERTSEDISEGAEKTRVFIQTMVEKIGYDCSVSLIACDKKHFSYRINSKDAAMLIGKRGKNLDSIQLLANVYAGAIGHAYARVSVDCESYRMRREELLIRMAYDIADKVRMTKKSQLLEPLNPYERRIIHTTLNAVNDIETKSEGNGLYKQVRVFYKGI; encoded by the coding sequence ATGATATATGAATTTGAAGGAAAAACTGAGCGTGAAGCTATAGATATTGCAGTAGCTAAGCTCGGACTTGAGAAAGATCAGTTTGATGTTGAAATTTTGGAAATTCAAAAAAATTCCTTGTTTAAAAAAGGTCATGCAAAGATAAGGGTTCATGTTGATGAATCCTTAAGGGCTAATATGCGCAATAATGCAGAACAATCTTCTGAAACCGTAAAACTTGAAGAAGATCAAGTTGAAAGAACATCTGAAGATATTTCGGAAGGAGCCGAAAAAACAAGAGTCTTTATTCAGACCATGGTCGAAAAAATAGGCTATGACTGCTCCGTATCGTTGATTGCCTGCGATAAAAAGCATTTTTCATATAGGATTAATTCTAAAGATGCTGCAATGCTTATAGGCAAAAGAGGTAAAAACCTTGACTCTATCCAGCTTTTGGCAAATGTGTATGCCGGAGCTATAGGACATGCCTATGCCAGAGTATCTGTCGATTGTGAAAGTTATAGGATGAGAAGAGAAGAACTCCTTATTCGAATGGCCTATGATATCGCTGACAAGGTGCGAATGACAAAGAAGTCGCAGCTTTTGGAACCTCTCAATCCTTATGAGCGCAGAATCATTCACACAACCTTGAACGCCGTGAACGATATTGAAACCAAAAGTGAGGGAAATGGTTTATATAAACAGGTTCGCGTGTTTTATAAAGGTATATAA
- a CDS encoding DUF6675 family protein: protein MNKIMIMFVFFTVCLFPAFSNTNEDTRSIEQRLSDILDPKIASELLQKKEILKLKYGASNMKLEMQPVSVLSDKMSEFLSKKKPAFSGEFLSLYKKNGPNTPDVSKILRHISGLEGIEYFSNSYQEMRPLYLTSYAVKEVRTSDGVVYERIDDPLNAEVDGLQILARQIDATFGDFIYKYRYCKSGNNVGMICVNTQKISHPDMSLIALQPDAMILSMSVYDLDDYILVHCSSTAKFPTIPFIGGRIKRSFSSRLMAVYNWFMDEYKCAEQGIEYNAKKNINSNN, encoded by the coding sequence ATGAATAAAATTATGATTATGTTTGTATTTTTTACAGTCTGCCTTTTTCCGGCTTTTTCGAATACCAATGAAGATACACGAAGTATAGAACAAAGACTTTCCGATATCCTTGACCCAAAGATTGCTTCTGAACTTCTTCAAAAAAAAGAAATACTTAAGTTAAAATACGGCGCTTCAAATATGAAACTTGAAATGCAGCCTGTTTCCGTTCTTTCTGATAAAATGTCGGAATTTCTTTCTAAGAAAAAGCCTGCTTTTTCCGGAGAATTTTTGTCTTTGTATAAAAAAAATGGGCCGAATACTCCCGATGTTTCCAAGATATTGCGTCACATATCGGGACTTGAGGGTATTGAGTACTTTTCAAACAGTTATCAGGAAATGAGGCCTCTTTATCTGACTTCTTATGCAGTAAAAGAGGTAAGAACCTCGGATGGTGTAGTTTATGAGCGTATAGATGATCCGTTGAATGCTGAGGTTGACGGCTTGCAAATTCTTGCTCGCCAAATTGATGCAACTTTTGGGGATTTTATTTATAAATACCGTTATTGTAAAAGCGGAAATAATGTTGGTATGATATGTGTAAATACTCAAAAAATATCTCATCCTGACATGAGTCTTATAGCTCTCCAGCCTGATGCAATGATTTTGTCCATGTCTGTTTACGATCTTGATGATTATATTTTGGTTCATTGCTCAAGTACCGCAAAATTTCCTACAATACCTTTTATAGGCGGCAGGATAAAAAGATCTTTTTCTTCACGATTAATGGCTGTATATAATTGGTTTATGGATGAGTATAAATGTGCCGAACAAGGCATTGAATATAATGCCAAAAAAAATATTAATTCCAATAATTAA
- a CDS encoding peptidylprolyl isomerase, whose translation MKKLWIMIISAMFMILVAGTAAAIIITNSNSEKGDKKMSEDGLYAVIDTDRGAIVLKLFYNETPLTVCNFVGLAEGTLDAAKGKPFYDGLIFHRVIADFMIQGGDPTGTGSGGPGYRFPDEIVESLRHDGPGVLSMANAGPGTNGSQFFITHLETPWLDGKHTVFGRVVEGQEVVNAIQQGDKMKSVKIIRTGKEANAFKTDQEAFYKYLSETKESEKRKAEALEKKMEDLIKTKYPPAKKDEDGVYSFIVKEGKGEKPKTGQTLTMKYKGSLLANGKVFDDSDMHKPLEFPVGTGRVIPGFDSQSAKMSLGEKRIIIIPPSLAYGEAGAGGVIPPNAYLVFELELLKIK comes from the coding sequence ATGAAAAAACTATGGATAATGATTATCTCGGCGATGTTTATGATTTTGGTTGCAGGAACTGCTGCAGCTATTATAATAACAAATTCTAACTCAGAAAAAGGAGATAAAAAAATGAGCGAAGATGGTCTCTATGCTGTAATAGATACGGACAGAGGTGCGATTGTTTTAAAACTTTTTTACAATGAAACACCTTTGACGGTATGTAATTTTGTAGGACTTGCTGAAGGAACTCTTGATGCTGCAAAGGGTAAACCTTTTTATGACGGCTTAATCTTTCATAGAGTAATAGCCGATTTTATGATTCAGGGAGGAGATCCTACCGGAACAGGTTCAGGCGGCCCCGGCTATAGATTTCCCGATGAAATTGTAGAAAGTTTAAGACATGACGGTCCCGGTGTGTTGTCAATGGCCAATGCCGGCCCGGGTACTAACGGATCCCAGTTTTTTATTACTCATCTTGAAACTCCATGGCTTGACGGAAAGCATACCGTTTTCGGACGCGTAGTTGAAGGACAAGAAGTTGTAAATGCAATTCAGCAAGGCGATAAGATGAAAAGCGTAAAAATAATAAGGACAGGAAAAGAAGCCAATGCTTTTAAAACCGATCAAGAAGCCTTTTACAAATACCTTTCCGAAACAAAAGAAAGTGAAAAACGCAAAGCTGAAGCCCTTGAAAAAAAAATGGAAGATCTGATTAAAACGAAATATCCTCCTGCAAAAAAAGACGAAGACGGTGTTTATTCCTTTATCGTAAAAGAAGGAAAGGGTGAAAAGCCTAAGACAGGACAAACCTTGACAATGAAATATAAGGGTTCACTTTTGGCAAACGGAAAAGTTTTTGATGATTCCGATATGCATAAGCCGTTGGAATTTCCTGTAGGAACAGGCCGCGTTATTCCGGGTTTTGATTCGCAGTCGGCTAAGATGAGTTTAGGTGAAAAACGCATCATAATTATTCCGCCGTCCCTTGCCTATGGGGAAGCCGGAGCGGGCGGAGTCATTCCCCCAAATGCTTATTTGGTTTTTGAACTTGAGTTATTAAAAATAAAATAA
- the cbiB gene encoding adenosylcobinamide-phosphate synthase CbiB, translating into MNLFDFIFSYSDFFILLFALILDFILGDPHSFPHPVKFIGSLIKKEEALARFFFRSSRGLRFSGFLITLFNIVFSFCLVFFFLKLLYPYKILYFIFAVWISYTCLAARCLQQESMKVFKALQISLEEGRRQIANIVGRDTHCLDKKGISRACVETIAENTSDGVIAPLFFMMLLGPAGGIAYKAVNTMDSMLGYKNKKYCDLGFFSAKVDDIVNYIPARISALLILAGSFFCKLRSAEKDCLQKQVSKQRISKLAAIKAGFNIWRRDCRKHSSPNSAHPESAAAGLLGLRLGGPNYYGGVLVEKPFIGDEIFEIEDEDIKRCIQLMYASEVLMFGLYALLFFRDVFSGLGYF; encoded by the coding sequence TTGAACTTATTTGATTTTATTTTTTCTTATTCCGATTTTTTTATTTTATTGTTTGCACTAATTCTTGATTTTATTTTGGGTGATCCTCATTCTTTTCCTCACCCCGTAAAATTTATTGGGAGCTTGATAAAAAAAGAAGAAGCTCTTGCAAGATTTTTTTTTAGGTCATCGAGAGGTTTAAGATTTTCCGGTTTTTTAATTACATTATTCAATATTGTTTTCAGTTTTTGCCTTGTATTTTTCTTCTTAAAATTATTGTACCCCTATAAAATTTTATACTTTATTTTTGCAGTATGGATCAGCTACACGTGCCTTGCCGCCCGCTGTTTGCAGCAAGAATCGATGAAAGTTTTTAAAGCTCTGCAGATAAGTCTTGAAGAAGGAAGAAGGCAAATCGCAAATATTGTAGGGAGGGATACTCATTGTCTTGATAAAAAGGGAATCAGCCGAGCCTGTGTTGAAACCATAGCCGAAAATACAAGCGACGGCGTTATAGCTCCATTGTTTTTTATGATGCTTTTAGGGCCTGCGGGCGGTATTGCCTATAAAGCTGTGAATACTATGGATTCTATGCTTGGTTATAAAAATAAAAAATATTGCGACTTAGGTTTTTTCTCTGCAAAGGTTGATGATATTGTAAATTATATTCCTGCGCGTATTTCAGCCTTACTTATTCTTGCAGGTTCTTTTTTTTGTAAACTACGGAGTGCAGAGAAAGACTGTTTACAAAAGCAGGTATCAAAGCAGCGCATATCAAAACTAGCAGCAATAAAAGCGGGTTTTAATATTTGGAGGCGTGATTGCAGAAAGCATTCCAGTCCTAATTCCGCACATCCTGAAAGTGCTGCGGCCGGTCTTTTGGGGTTAAGATTGGGCGGTCCTAATTATTACGGCGGAGTTCTTGTAGAAAAACCTTTTATAGGGGATGAAATTTTTGAAATTGAAGATGAGGATATAAAAAGATGCATACAGCTGATGTATGCATCCGAAGTTTTAATGTTTGGGCTTTATGCTCTCTTATTTTTCAGGGATGTCTTTTCGGGTCTTGGCTATTTTTGA
- a CDS encoding ATP-dependent Clp protease proteolytic subunit — protein sequence MNFINETTENKKNKADDTDALMQKFLNTRQIILAGEINKELSEKIVRQLLLMESLSATKPIYIYIDSPGGDADAGFAIFDMIRFIKAPVYTIGMGLVASAASIILLAASKERRFGMPNSHYLIHQPLSGIKGVATEIEIHAKELEKMRVKINKLIAEETGTDEKKVAKDTDRDCWLNAEESVEYGLISKIAKTRKDIPEK from the coding sequence ATGAACTTTATAAATGAAACAACAGAAAACAAAAAAAATAAAGCAGATGATACTGACGCTTTGATGCAAAAATTTCTTAATACTCGTCAAATTATTTTAGCAGGAGAAATAAACAAAGAGCTTTCCGAAAAAATAGTGCGCCAGCTTTTGCTCATGGAATCCCTTTCGGCAACAAAGCCCATTTATATTTACATAGACTCCCCCGGAGGAGATGCAGATGCGGGCTTTGCAATCTTCGATATGATAAGATTTATTAAGGCTCCTGTCTACACAATCGGTATGGGATTAGTTGCAAGTGCGGCTTCAATTATTCTTCTTGCGGCAAGTAAAGAACGCCGCTTCGGCATGCCCAACAGCCATTATCTGATTCATCAACCTCTTTCCGGAATAAAGGGTGTCGCAACCGAAATTGAAATACACGCTAAAGAACTTGAAAAAATGCGTGTAAAGATCAATAAACTAATTGCAGAAGAAACAGGCACGGATGAAAAAAAGGTTGCAAAGGATACGGATCGGGATTGCTGGTTAAATGCCGAAGAGTCGGTAGAATACGGCCTTATTTCAAAAATAGCCAAGACCCGAAAAGACATCCCTGAAAAATAA
- the malQ gene encoding 4-alpha-glucanotransferase, whose amino-acid sequence MKRLSGIILHPASLPNAEGIGTIGKEAFNFIDWLKNIKVGAWQMLPLGPTGYGDSPYASFSAFAGNPYLVNLEELYKNGFLEEGEFKEYKKNVQENTNPERTDFGFIHYHKMRILKKAASFVLNKIKTDSFLKTQVENFYREETFWLNDFASFMTIKENYEERAKKENLSQGIWNEVWSKDLVINKKEKVSEFIKAHCEEYEIQKIIQFFFFSQWKKLKNYAKENNIDLIGDIPIFTALDSADVWQNQNLFLLDKEAKPEVSAGVPPDFFSSTGQLWGNPLYDWDKMKEDSYLWWKTRIRHSLKLFDIIRLDHFRGFEAFWAIPQGAKTAQEGKWIKGPGHYFFEEIKKDLILLDEKYREGLPILAEDLGVITPEVANLRDDFNFPTMKILQFAFDLNEFKSENMVNPYLPHNHKKNCAVYTGTHDNDTIMGWLENSSEEVLKFIYTYLYGKKEDKSICSVLNTYEFKKELASEIIRKAFSSVADFAAVQMQDILFLNSEARMNAPSTMGKNWQWRMTDSYQNCEMSEKLKLWNILYNRARNLPPIQ is encoded by the coding sequence ATGAAAAGACTTTCAGGAATTATTTTACATCCGGCATCATTACCAAATGCTGAAGGTATTGGAACAATAGGTAAAGAAGCTTTTAATTTTATCGATTGGTTAAAAAACATCAAGGTAGGAGCTTGGCAAATGCTTCCTCTAGGTCCCACCGGCTATGGAGATTCACCTTATGCTTCATTTTCTGCCTTTGCAGGAAACCCATATCTTGTAAACCTTGAAGAACTTTACAAAAACGGTTTTTTAGAAGAAGGTGAATTTAAGGAATACAAAAAAAATGTTCAAGAAAATACAAATCCCGAAAGAACAGACTTCGGCTTCATCCATTATCACAAAATGAGAATTTTAAAAAAAGCGGCTTCCTTTGTATTAAATAAAATAAAAACGGATTCTTTTTTAAAAACCCAAGTTGAAAATTTTTATCGAGAAGAAACTTTTTGGCTAAATGATTTTGCGTCCTTTATGACAATTAAAGAAAACTACGAGGAACGGGCAAAAAAAGAAAATTTATCTCAAGGTATATGGAATGAAGTTTGGTCAAAAGACCTTGTTATAAATAAAAAAGAAAAGGTAAGTGAATTTATAAAAGCTCATTGTGAAGAATATGAAATCCAAAAAATCATACAATTTTTCTTTTTCTCGCAATGGAAAAAATTAAAAAACTATGCAAAAGAAAATAATATAGACCTTATAGGTGATATTCCGATATTTACCGCCTTGGATTCCGCAGACGTCTGGCAAAACCAAAACTTATTTTTGTTGGATAAAGAAGCAAAGCCTGAAGTTTCAGCCGGTGTTCCGCCGGACTTTTTCAGCTCTACAGGCCAACTTTGGGGAAATCCTCTCTATGACTGGGATAAGATGAAAGAAGATTCATACCTTTGGTGGAAAACCCGCATTCGGCACAGCCTAAAACTTTTCGACATAATCAGATTAGATCACTTTAGAGGCTTTGAAGCTTTTTGGGCCATACCGCAAGGTGCAAAAACAGCCCAAGAAGGAAAATGGATTAAGGGTCCCGGGCATTATTTTTTTGAAGAAATAAAAAAAGACTTAATTTTATTGGATGAAAAATATCGGGAAGGCCTTCCTATCTTGGCTGAAGACTTAGGAGTCATAACACCTGAAGTTGCAAATCTTAGGGATGATTTTAATTTCCCTACAATGAAGATATTACAATTCGCCTTTGACTTAAACGAATTCAAATCCGAAAATATGGTAAATCCTTACCTGCCCCATAATCACAAAAAAAACTGTGCCGTATATACGGGAACACATGACAATGACACCATAATGGGTTGGCTTGAAAATTCTTCGGAAGAAGTGCTTAAATTTATTTACACCTATCTTTACGGAAAAAAAGAAGATAAAAGCATTTGTTCTGTTTTGAATACTTATGAATTTAAAAAAGAACTAGCTTCCGAAATAATCCGCAAAGCTTTTTCTTCCGTCGCCGATTTTGCTGCCGTACAGATGCAGGACATCCTATTTTTAAATTCGGAAGCAAGAATGAACGCGCCATCAACCATGGGAAAAAACTGGCAATGGAGAATGACCGATTCATACCAAAACTGTGAGATGTCAGAAAAGCTAAAACTTTGGAATATTCTGTACAACAGAGCTCGGAACCTACCCCCTATACAATAA
- a CDS encoding D-alanine--D-alanine ligase family protein, whose translation MNIAIIYGGKSSEHEVSLKSASSIIRTIDKKHKLHLIGISKTGAWYLHDDKERERIIKNEKAVLKIKKDETKRVTVIPGGGTKKGLKAGDNFLPTDAVFAVLHGRFGEDGTIQGLFEMADLPYVGGDVMSTSISMDKEKTKMIWDYSGLPIVPYAAIKKQDWDDPEKKKTLLARAEKDLEYPLFIKPCRAGSSVGVGMVKNRTELLEQAEESFLWDNKILIEACIEAREVECSVTGNTKTTAYIPGEIIPTHKFYDYDAKYTDPNGAELKIPADLTESQRKTIRETAIKAYEALDLTGLSRVDFFIDKKNGKIYLNEVNTIPGFTSISMFPKMCGASGLPYKELIMHLIELAIDRFKTDRKLKTGKQS comes from the coding sequence ATGAATATAGCAATCATCTATGGCGGAAAATCCAGCGAGCATGAAGTCTCTTTAAAATCGGCTTCTTCAATTATAAGAACGATAGATAAAAAACATAAACTTCACTTAATAGGTATTTCAAAAACAGGAGCATGGTATTTACATGATGACAAAGAAAGAGAACGCATCATAAAAAATGAAAAGGCTGTTTTAAAAATAAAAAAAGATGAAACAAAGAGAGTAACCGTTATTCCGGGCGGAGGAACAAAAAAAGGCTTAAAAGCAGGAGACAATTTTTTACCCACTGATGCGGTCTTTGCAGTTTTACATGGAAGATTCGGAGAAGACGGTACAATCCAAGGTCTTTTCGAAATGGCAGACCTTCCCTATGTAGGCGGCGATGTAATGTCCACAAGCATATCTATGGATAAAGAAAAAACCAAGATGATTTGGGATTATTCGGGACTCCCCATTGTTCCCTATGCAGCAATAAAAAAACAAGACTGGGATGATCCCGAAAAGAAAAAAACTCTCTTGGCAAGAGCCGAAAAAGATTTGGAATATCCTCTATTTATAAAACCATGCAGAGCAGGAAGTTCGGTTGGGGTCGGAATGGTAAAAAACAGAACAGAACTTTTGGAGCAGGCAGAAGAATCTTTTTTGTGGGATAATAAAATTTTAATAGAAGCCTGTATCGAAGCTAGAGAAGTAGAATGTTCTGTTACGGGAAACACAAAAACGACAGCCTACATTCCGGGAGAAATAATTCCTACACACAAATTTTATGACTATGATGCAAAATACACAGACCCCAACGGAGCCGAATTAAAAATCCCGGCCGATTTAACCGAAAGCCAAAGAAAAACAATAAGAGAAACCGCCATAAAAGCTTACGAAGCCTTGGATCTGACAGGTCTTTCACGTGTCGATTTTTTTATCGATAAAAAGAACGGAAAAATATACTTAAACGAAGTAAATACTATTCCGGGATTTACCTCAATTTCCATGTTCCCAAAAATGTGCGGAGCTTCGGGGCTTCCATATAAAGAACTTATCATGCACCTGATAGAACTTGCAATAGATAGATTTAAAACAGACAGAAAACTTAAAACCGGAAAGCAGTCTTAA
- a CDS encoding histidine phosphatase family protein: protein MKIVLIRHGITVTNKKKIFSLDDSPLAEEAYPMLDELKPKLKDFSSFKVYSSPFKRALQTAEYLGLKNIQTDKRLQEYNFGIFKGLTFEEAQEKYPIEAKNWIEKNDTIAPPEGETSFDHFKRTAEFLDETVLKDENIIIVTHYGTITMALAWALDNFSLRNKFAPKNSAISILEVFLSDSKDEIAYKGIETVNAF from the coding sequence ATGAAAATAGTTTTAATAAGACACGGAATAACGGTAACAAATAAAAAAAAGATATTCAGCTTGGATGACAGTCCTTTGGCAGAAGAAGCCTATCCAATGCTTGACGAGTTAAAACCCAAACTAAAAGATTTTTCTTCTTTTAAAGTTTATTCGAGTCCGTTTAAAAGAGCCTTGCAAACAGCCGAATACTTAGGGCTTAAAAATATTCAAACCGATAAACGGCTTCAAGAATATAATTTCGGTATTTTTAAAGGCTTAACCTTTGAAGAAGCTCAGGAAAAATATCCTATTGAAGCAAAAAACTGGATCGAAAAGAACGATACCATAGCCCCTCCTGAGGGCGAAACCTCCTTTGACCATTTTAAAAGAACCGCAGAATTTTTAGACGAAACAGTCTTAAAAGATGAAAACATCATAATCGTAACACACTACGGCACAATAACTATGGCTCTCGCCTGGGCCTTGGATAATTTTTCTTTAAGAAATAAATTTGCCCCTAAAAATTCGGCAATCAGCATCTTAGAAGTTTTTTTATCGGATAGTAAAGATGAGATTGCGTATAAGGGCATTGAAACGGTTAATGCGTTTTAA
- the cobS gene encoding adenosylcobinamide-GDP ribazoletransferase gives MKGFILALQFFTRIPININVDFNEKNIKRAFYFFPLIGALIASLVLIPIYFLPQKYLEISGFLSLLLYLFLTGGIHLDGVGDTVDGFFSARKKEKILEIMQDSRVGTYGTIGLNVFLLLRYINYSTIMPEAGLLILAGIISRVSGLTVVVFSKPAKDTGLGALFHKSASKFSFFFWLIIVCILSLFVPEISVFSKIQGTFILTERIKYLIFPAIALILTFIVIRISYKKIDGTTGDVNGFIVELTELAILSTSFFITI, from the coding sequence ATGAAAGGATTTATCTTAGCCTTGCAGTTTTTTACCCGTATCCCCATAAATATAAATGTAGACTTTAACGAAAAAAATATTAAAAGGGCTTTTTATTTTTTCCCTCTTATAGGGGCTCTGATTGCAAGCCTTGTGCTTATCCCAATCTATTTTCTTCCGCAAAAATATCTTGAAATATCGGGATTTCTCAGCTTACTCCTATACTTGTTTTTAACAGGTGGCATTCACCTTGACGGGGTTGGAGACACCGTAGACGGCTTTTTTTCTGCAAGAAAAAAAGAAAAAATATTGGAAATTATGCAGGATTCAAGAGTCGGAACTTATGGAACAATAGGCCTCAATGTTTTTTTGCTTCTTAGATACATAAATTATTCTACCATAATGCCCGAAGCAGGGCTTCTTATATTAGCCGGAATAATTTCGCGGGTTTCAGGTTTGACGGTTGTCGTTTTCTCAAAACCTGCAAAGGATACGGGTCTCGGAGCACTCTTTCATAAATCAGCCTCCAAGTTCAGTTTTTTCTTTTGGCTGATTATTGTATGCATCCTTTCTCTTTTTGTTCCTGAGATATCAGTCTTTTCAAAAATTCAAGGAACATTTATTTTAACAGAACGTATAAAATATTTAATCTTTCCTGCAATCGCACTAATTTTAACATTTATCGTAATAAGAATTTCATACAAAAAAATCGACGGCACAACAGGAGACGTAAACGGCTTTATTGTAGAATTAACGGAGCTTGCAATTTTAAGTACAAGTTTTTTTATCACAATCTAA
- the cobU gene encoding bifunctional adenosylcobinamide kinase/adenosylcobinamide-phosphate guanylyltransferase, which yields MVTLITGGSRSGKSAYAEKLLDGIDDVVYIATAEIYDDEMRERVKKHIARRNPKWRTYEGFLNLEKAVKEEKYYLLDCITNLISRVFFQLTGEKEMPNEEDIQKTIEASLTQIKNLILEIKKINGSLILVTNEVGSSIVPMHPVSRAFSDIQGIVNAKVAEIADEVVLCVCGLPIKIKS from the coding sequence ATGGTAACACTTATAACCGGCGGATCAAGAAGCGGAAAATCGGCCTATGCCGAAAAACTTTTAGACGGAATAGACGATGTGGTCTATATTGCAACCGCTGAAATCTATGATGACGAAATGCGGGAAAGAGTAAAAAAACATATTGCAAGACGCAACCCAAAGTGGCGTACATACGAAGGTTTTTTAAATTTAGAAAAGGCCGTCAAAGAAGAAAAGTACTATTTACTTGACTGCATAACAAATTTAATCTCTCGAGTTTTTTTTCAACTAACCGGAGAAAAAGAAATGCCGAATGAAGAAGATATTCAAAAAACAATAGAAGCCTCACTAACGCAAATCAAAAATCTTATTTTAGAAATAAAAAAAATAAACGGTTCCTTAATTCTTGTAACAAATGAGGTAGGCTCATCCATTGTCCCCATGCACCCGGTATCAAGAGCTTTTTCGGATATTCAGGGAATAGTAAATGCAAAAGTTGCAGAAATTGCAGATGAAGTAGTACTCTGCGTTTGCGGTTTACCTATAAAAATAAAATCTTAA
- a CDS encoding sensor histidine kinase produces the protein MKNKFFIFIHYFLIASSFIQISMNGNKLNGVQFLLHICFIILFNIRIFYINKKSSLFFTLCLTDWILCFLLHISDADIPFLLFLIPLIDSFYYNSKPYTYILGIIGLAVCIFSLRNFNMGTMVNYTAFFILSGGVLEYFKVNQNKIISYQSKIEELDIQKEELLNSIHDLEIYNESIEDLVTLKERNRISREIHDSVGHGLSTMIIQLNALYTAAKNNKDNLPQKILDLNSFAKKNLEEVRFALRELKPIDYNKYETIILIHNLINEFKKMTNINVQFTFSKDIWSLNEKESHALYKAVQEFLSNSAKYSKASKIIIHFSYTETSLIVTMKDNGIGCIEIKKGIGLKAIEERVKETDGTVYYESLPAVKGFFMRLVFFKNRTL, from the coding sequence ATGAAAAATAAGTTTTTTATTTTTATCCATTATTTTTTAATAGCATCAAGCTTTATTCAAATAAGCATGAATGGAAATAAACTTAACGGAGTTCAATTTTTATTGCATATTTGTTTTATTATTTTATTTAATATCAGAATTTTTTATATAAATAAAAAAAGCTCTCTTTTTTTTACTCTTTGTTTAACCGATTGGATTCTTTGTTTTTTATTACATATTAGCGATGCGGATATTCCGTTTCTCCTGTTTTTAATTCCGTTGATTGACAGTTTTTATTATAATTCAAAACCTTATACCTATATCCTCGGCATAATCGGACTTGCAGTCTGTATATTCTCATTAAGAAATTTCAATATGGGAACGATGGTAAACTATACGGCTTTTTTCATTTTAAGCGGAGGGGTTTTAGAATATTTTAAAGTCAATCAAAATAAAATTATTTCTTACCAAAGTAAAATAGAAGAGCTTGATATCCAAAAAGAAGAGCTTTTAAATTCCATTCATGATTTGGAAATATACAATGAATCTATAGAAGATCTTGTGACCTTAAAAGAAAGAAACCGCATATCACGGGAAATACATGACAGTGTAGGACACGGACTTTCTACAATGATTATTCAGCTAAACGCGCTCTATACTGCCGCAAAGAATAATAAAGATAATTTACCCCAAAAAATTTTAGATTTAAATTCCTTTGCCAAAAAGAATTTAGAAGAAGTAAGATTTGCTTTAAGAGAATTAAAACCGATAGACTACAACAAATATGAAACAATAATTTTAATTCATAACCTCATAAACGAATTTAAAAAAATGACAAATATCAATGTGCAATTTACCTTTTCAAAAGACATTTGGAGTTTAAACGAAAAAGAAAGCCATGCGCTATATAAGGCAGTGCAGGAATTTTTATCCAACTCTGCAAAATACAGCAAGGCTTCAAAAATCATAATTCATTTTTCCTATACAGAGACATCTCTTATAGTAACCATGAAGGACAACGGTATCGGATGTATCGAAATCAAAAAAGGAATAGGCTTAAAAGCTATCGAAGAAAGAGTAAAGGAAACCGATGGAACGGTTTACTATGAAAGCCTCCCTGCCGTAAAAGGCTTTTTTATGCGGCTGGTGTTTTTTAAAAATAGAACTCTTTAA